A genomic segment from Schistosoma mansoni strain Puerto Rico chromosome 5, complete genome encodes:
- a CDS encoding rho GDP-dissociation inhibitor-related: MAEPSVEEGDLESDVKNEYKPPEKRTLEEIMNLDKEDESLRKYKEALLGPALGTFKVPFPERSANVVFEKFCILVEGQPDIEFNLLGDISDFKSKPVSIVEGCSYRIQVVYYVQRDIVCGLRYKQWLRKGPILVDEMSVMLGNFRPQGHPHIWTSDPEEAPKGVLSRGSYKIVSQFIDDDKAEYITWKWCINIVKKSTDS; encoded by the exons ATGGCAGAACCGTCTGTTGAGGAAGGCGACTTAGAGAGTGATGTTAAAAATGAATACAAACCACCTGAAAAACGCACTCTGGAAGAGATCATGAATCTAGACAAAGAAGACGAGAGTTTGCGAAAATACAAAGAAGCACTATTAGGTCCAGCCCTTGGCACGTTTAAGGTCCCCt TTCCAGAAAGATCTGCAAATGTTGTGTTCGAGAAGTTCTGTATTCTCGTTGAGGGGCAACCGGATATTGAGTTCAATCTATTGG gTGATATCTCTGACTTTAAGTCGAAACCTGTCTCAATCGTTGAAGGCTGCAGTTACCGTATTCAAGTCGTTTACTATGTACAAAGAGATATTGTTTGTGGGCTACGTTATAAGCAGTGGTTACGTAAAGGCCCTATTCTAG TTGATGAAATGTCCGTAATGCTAGGCAATTTTCGTCCTCAAGGTCACCCACATATCTGGACATCGGACCCTGAAGAAGCCCCTAAAGGCGTTTTATCACGTGGCTCATACAAAATTGTGAGTCAGTTTATTGATGATGATAAAGCGGAATATATCACCTGGAAGTGGTGTATTAATATAGTTAAAAAGTCTACAGATTCTTAA